A genomic region of Alnus glutinosa chromosome 11, dhAlnGlut1.1, whole genome shotgun sequence contains the following coding sequences:
- the LOC133881620 gene encoding protein FAR1-RELATED SEQUENCE 5-like, producing the protein MDSSSSRLDNEGEFDDALTHQDDHQNDVGEKFEKPKGLMTFISNEKLNDEEDNVVLPLMLKDDEKVEEPKESMTFSSIEEVCSYYRTYAKQAGFGIAHRTSRKRNGIKSYAVLICTRGAPERTRISDVAKPTPATNRTGCGAKICATLCDDEMWFLSKVELKHNHSLSPGKARFFRSKKKINDAAKRRLELNDRAGIRMNKNFNSLDVESGGFESLSFGERDCQNYINKARELRLCKGGAQALCDYFSKMQKQNDGFYFVMDMDDDCRLRNVFWADARSRAAYDFFGDVIMFDTTYLTNRYDVPFAPFVGVNHHGQSILLGTGLISSNDTDTFVWLFKSWLECMNGRTPRAIITDQDRAMKNAIAIVFPETRHRYCMGHIMKKLSEKFGSHASFDGIKSALHTCLYDSQTCEEFEENWKDLLEMYHLRDNAWLHELYLEKTFWVPAYMKDTFWAGMNTMQLGKSMNAFFDGYMHSQTTLIEFVDEYDIALKRMIENETRADFDSFNRTIPCISTLQLEKHFQVVYTNAKFKEVYEQFVKIMSCNNSHLKSEGVISTFEVIEYDAVGDHIIEKLFLVYLNEDEDELKVKCTCALFEVKGILCRHSLSVLRTKKVTTLPPRYFLDRWRKDIRREYSKFKSLCDVASDNPNAQTLRNNFEELLSLTSVNMEKRCMDLMKCMDKLKELWCCESQSSHDIPDAVTSFSCKKVLSPVNVRRKEKSPTRRNVAVIETVVKKSEESSKSPRDNNAKQKRRKIQATKSMEDQDNTCQTPLPSVAHDHIMSTKDSITSSSIVAQTLGGNHDFIISQVNLPIDRRNLLSTLVSQHKYQEAFTTALQTRNVSIVNWLCSQVDIRRVLTMDPLPLSQEVLLRLLWLLPYCINTNPAEIIAWMTDIFNSIIITDPTIEMHVRPIFNEVYAALNHLSVLPTITDDVRSIIRLLMKSLLPR; encoded by the exons ATGGACTCTTCAAGTTCACGCTTGGATAACGAGGGCGAATTTGACGATGCTTTAACCCATCAAGATGACCATCAAAATG atgtgggtgaaaaatttgaaaaaccaaaggGTTTAATGACATTTATTTCGAATGAAAAGTTGAATGATGAGGAAGACAATGTGGTACTACCCTTGATGttaaaggatgatgagaaagttgaagaaccgAAGGAATCAATGACATTTAGTTCAATAGAAGAAGTTTGCTCATATTACAGGACGTATGCTAAGCAAGCTGGTTTTGGTATAGCGCATAGAACCTCAAGAAAAAGGAATGGTATAAAAAGTTACGCAGTGCTTATATGTACTCGTGGAGCTCCAGAGCGAACCAGAATATCTGATGTTGCGAAGCCAACTCCAGCAACTAATAGAACAGGGTGTGGAGCTAAGATTTGTGCGACTTTATGTGATGATGAAATGTGGTTTTTGAGTAAAGTTGAGCTGAAGCATAATCATTCCTTAAGCCCGggcaaagcaagattttttagaagcaagaagaaaataaatgatgcagcgaaaagaaggcttgagcTAAATGATAGAGCAGGAATACGTATGAATAAGAATTTTAATTCATTAGATGTTGAAAGTGGGGGGTTTGAGAGTCTTtcctttggagagagagattgccaAAATTATATTAACAAGGCAAGAGAACTTCGTCTTTGTAAAGGAGGTGCTCAGGCACTTTGTGATTATTTCAGTAAAATGCAAAAGCAGAATGACGGCTTCTACTTTGTGATGGATATGGACGATGATTGTAGGTTACGAAAtgttttttgggctgatgcacggAGTAGGGCAGCGTATGATTTCTTCGGGGATGTTATTATGTTTGACACAACGTACTTGACTAATAGGTATGACGtgccatttgctccttttgtaggagtgaatcatcatggtcagTCTATACTTTTAGGGACAGGATTAATTTCAAGCAATGATACAGACacatttgtgtggttgtttaaATCTTGGTTGGAGTGCATGAACGGCCGAACCCCTAGAGCAATTATAACTGACCAGGATAgagctatgaaaaatgcaataGCTATTGTTTTCCCCGAAACTCGACATAGATATTGTATGGGGCACATTATGAAAAAACTCTCTGAAAAATTTGGATCACATGCTAGTTTTGATGGCATTAAGAGTGCCCTACATACTTGTTTGTATGACTCTCAAACATGTGAAGAATTCGAGGAAAATTGGAAAGATCTATTGGAGATGTATCATCTTCGTGATAATGCATGGTTGCATGAGTTATATTTGGAGAAGACATTTTGGGTGCCGGCATACATGAAAGATACGTTTTGGGCGGGAATGAATACTATGCAGCTAGGTAAAAGTATGAAtgcattttttgatggttacATGCACTCACAGACCACATTGatagaatttgttgatgaatatgATATTGCTTTAAAGAGAATGATCGAGAATGAGACACGTGCtgattttgattctttcaaTCGCACAATCCCATGTATAAGCACCTTGCAGTTAGAGAAACATTTTCAAGTTGTTTACACAAATGCGAAGTTTAAAGAAGTTTATGAGCAGTTTGTGAAAATTATGTCTTGTAATAACTCTCATCTCAAAAGTGAAGGTGTGATTTCTACATTTGAAGTTATTGAATATGACGCTGTTGGAGACCACATAATAGAAAAGTTATTTCTTGTTTACTtgaatgaagatgaagatgaattGAAAGTGAAGTGCACATGTGCATTGTTCGAAGTAAAAGGCATCTTATGCAGGCATTCACTTTCCGTGTTACGGACAAAGAAAGTGACAACGTTGCCACCAAGATATTTTCTTGACAGATGGAGGAAGGATATTAGGCGAGAATACTCGAAATTTAAGAGTCTTTGTGATGTCGCTAGTGATAATCCTAATGCCCAAACGTTGAGAAACAATTTTGAAGAATTACTATCGCTCACATCAGTAAATATGGAGAAACGTTGCATGGATCTAATGAAATGCATGGATAAGTTAAAGGAGTTGTGGTGTTGCGAAAGTCAATCTTCCCATGACATTCCAGATGCTGTCACATCGTTTAGCTGTAAAAAGGTGCTTAGTCCTGTGAATGTTAGACGTAAAGAGAAGTCACCAACAAGGAGAAATGTGGCTGTTATAGAAACAGTGGTCAAGAAATCCGAAGAATCGAGCAAGTCACCAAGAGACAACAACGCTAAACAGAAGAGACGAAAGATTCAG GCCACCAAATCAATGGAAGATCAAGACAATACATGTCAAACTCCATTGCCTTCTGTAGCTCATGATCATATAATGAGTACTAAG GATTCCATTACTTCATCATCGATAGTGGCTCAAACCTTGGGTGGTAACcatgattttattatttctcaG GTGAATTTGCCGATTGACCGTAGAAATTTGTTATCCACATTGGTAAGTCAACACAAATATCAAGAGGCTTTCACTACAGCCCTACAAACGCGTAATGTGTCAATTGTGAACTGGCTATGCTCCCAG GTTGATATACGACGAGTCTTGACTATGGATCCTCTCCCTTTGAGCCAAGAAGTATTGCTTCGGCTGTTGTGGCTATTACCCTATTGTATCAATACCAACCCAGCTgaaataattgcttggatgaCAGACATTTTTAATTCGATAATCATAACTGATCCGACAATTGAAATGCATGTGCGACCCATCTTCAATGAAGTCTATGCCGCACTCAACCATCTGAGTGTCCTGCCCACAATTACCGATGATGTGCGGTCAATTATCCGTCTTTTGATGAAGTCATTACTTCCACGTTGA
- the LOC133881886 gene encoding uncharacterized protein LOC133881886 → MMAYQLESLVQSIKKKVSGALKKSKKPYVKMDKSSSVRVEIRSRKARKLIDKTLKVADQPGKRSVS, encoded by the coding sequence atgATGGCGTACCAGCTGGAGAGCCTGGTGCAGTCGATAAAGAAGAAGGTGAGTGGGGCGCTCAAGAAGTCTAAGAAGCCGTACGTGAAGATGGACAAGAGCTCCAGCGTCCGCGTCGAGATCCGCAGCCGGAAGGCCCGGAAGCTCATCGACAAGACGCTCAAGGTCGCCGACCAACCTGGCAAGCGTAGCGTTTCTTGA